One window of the Salvia splendens isolate huo1 chromosome 1, SspV2, whole genome shotgun sequence genome contains the following:
- the LOC121796729 gene encoding cytochrome P450 90A1-like, which yields MFVFSLILSFLSLSIYILLRRSGRRRGRLPPGNLGLPWIGETVQLISAYKTENPEPFIDDRVGRYGSVFTTHLFGEPTVFSADPETNRFILLNEGRLFESSYPGSISNLLGRHSLLLMRGSLHKRMHSLTTSFANSAIIRDHLLLDIDRLVRLNMDSWTARVLLMEEAKKITFQLTVKQLMSFDPCEWTENLMKEYMLVIEGFFTIPLPIFSTTYRKAIQARGKVAEALSLVVRDRRRAAEGGEIKNDMLAALLEEQGGFSDEQIVDFMLALLVAGYETTSTIMTLAVKFLTETPLALAQLKHEHEEIRLKRGETDALLWEDYKSMSFTQCVVNETLRVANIISGVFRRAITDVTIKESYTIPKGWKVFASFRGVHMDNHHFKDARVFNPWRWQNYSEATSTINMFNPFGGGPRRCPGAELARVELSVFLHRLVTQFSWEAIEQDKLVFFPTTRTQKRYPITIQRLKQGVVE from the exons ATgttcgttttctctctcatcctctcctttctctctctatcaatCTACATCCTCCTCCGCCGGAGCGGGCGGCGGCGGGGGCGGTTGCCGCCGGGCAACCTGGGCCTCCCCTGGATCGGGGAGACTGTCCAGCTCATCTCGGCCTACAAGACGGAGAATCCGGAGCCTTTCATCGACGATCGGGTGGGCCGATACGGGTCGGTTTTCACGACCCATTTGTTTGGCGAGCCGACCGTGTTCTCGGCCGACCCGGAGACGAACCGGTTCATCCTGCTGAACGAGGGACGGCTGTTCGAGTCGAGCTACCCCGGTTCGATATCGAATCTGCTGGGGCGGCACTCGCTCCTGCTGATGAGAGGCAGCCTCCACAAGCGGATGCATTCCCTCACCACGAGCTTTGCGAACTCGGCCATCATCCGCGATCATCTCCTGCTCGACATAGACCGCCTCGTCCGCCTCAACATGGACTCCTGGACCGCTCGGGTTCTCCTCATGGAGGAAGCCAAAAAG ATAACTTTTCAGTTAACAGTGAAGCAGTTGATGAGCTTTGATCCGTGTGAATGGACTGAGAATCTCATGAAAGAGTATATGCTAGTTATTGAAGGCTTTTTCACCATCCCACTCCCCATTTTCTCCACCACATATCGAAAAGCTATTCAA GCCAGAGGAAAGGTGGCGGAGGCGTTGAGTTTGGTGGTGAGGGATAGGAGGAGAGCGGCTGAAGGAGGAGAGATAAAGAACGATATGCTGGCGGCGCTGCTGGAGGAGCAAGGCGGCTTCTCCGACGAGCAAATAGTCGATTTTATGTTGGCTTTGCTAGTGGCTGGCTATGAGACCACATCCACTATTATGACTCTCGCCGTTAAATTCCTTACCGAGACCCCTCTTGCCTTAGCGCAACTCAAG CACGAGCATGAAGAAATCAGGCTAAAAAGAGGGGAAACTGATGCACTTCTATGGGAAGACTATAAGTCCATGTCTTTCACTCAATGT GTGGTTAATGAAACTCTTCGAGTGGCTAACATAATTAGTGGTGTGTTTAGACGAGCAATAACCGATGTCACTATCAAAG AAAGTTATACAATTCCTAAAGGATGGAAGGTCTTCGCTTCTTTCCGAGGGGTGCATATGGATAATCATCACTTTAAAGATGCTCGAGTTTTCAATCCGTGGAGATGGCag AATTATTCGGAAGCAACTAGCACGATAAACATGTTCAACCCGTTCGGTGGCGGCCCTCGACGTTGCCCAGGAGCGGAGCTTGCTAGGGTTGAGCTTTCGGTTTTTCTTCATCGATTAGTCACTCAATTTAG CTGGGAGGCGATAGAGCAAGACAAGCTAGTTTTCTTTCCAACGACGAGAACTCAAAAGAGGTATCCCATCACCATTCAAAGGCTAAAACAAGGCGTTGTGGAATAA